The uncultured Methanobrevibacter sp. genome includes a window with the following:
- a CDS encoding restriction endonuclease subunit S has translation IHFKKGLLQQIFKEGAKKLQFKKENSNWLTYKLSDLYASKKGTGLSKDKLDENGSNKCILYGELYTTYAEIIHDVKSKTNYDEGVLSKPGDILIPSSTTTTGVDLVTASVILEEDVLLGGDITILRNKNENIINNKFFAYYFTNNLIKEVSKLTQGSTIIHLYWKDFKKVKLTLPPINEQNKYINLFLKLDKKIDLIQSQIQKMEEFKKGLLQQMFILNLKFNCF, from the coding sequence CATACATTTTAAAAAAGGTTTATTGCAACAAATTTTCAAGGAAGGAGCAAAAAAATTACAATTTAAAAAAGAAAATTCTAATTGGTTAACCTATAAATTATCTGATTTATATGCTTCTAAAAAAGGAACAGGATTATCAAAGGACAAATTAGATGAAAATGGATCAAATAAGTGTATTTTATATGGAGAATTGTATACAACATATGCTGAAATAATTCATGATGTTAAAAGCAAAACTAATTATGATGAAGGTGTTCTATCTAAACCTGGAGATATATTAATTCCTTCTTCAACAACAACTACTGGTGTTGATTTAGTAACGGCTAGCGTAATTTTAGAAGAAGATGTATTATTAGGTGGAGATATTACCATTTTAAGAAATAAAAATGAAAATATTATTAATAATAAATTCTTTGCTTATTATTTTACAAATAATCTAATAAAAGAAGTTTCAAAATTAACACAAGGATCTACAATAATTCATTTGTATTGGAAAGACTTTAAAAAAGTTAAATTAACTCTACCTCCCATTAATGAACAAAATAAATATATAAATCTATTTTTAAAATTAGATAAAAAAATTGATTTAATCCAATCTCAAATCCAAAAAATGGAAGAGTTCAAAAAGGGATTGCTTCAGCAAATGT